The proteins below come from a single Benincasa hispida cultivar B227 chromosome 4, ASM972705v1, whole genome shotgun sequence genomic window:
- the LOC120076166 gene encoding protein PXR1-like: MKEASRRNALAVSDPKETVQTESYEGPIRVALEEAMAEKQPEMAGEKKKKKIKEKRAEEDEEAHPIKKKERRTSEKRKRRQEETCLKKKDEKRKRANNPEIDGESTSARVDKGQSAQQKESTQPEEETTQIRTVATDDGEDLDITPP, from the coding sequence ATGAAGGAAGCTTCAAGAAGGAACGCCCTGGCTGTTtcggatcctaaggaaactgttCAAACAGAATCCTATGAAGGACCCATCAGGGTTGCTTTGGAGGAAGCAATGGCGGAGAAGCAGCCTGAAATGGCtggggagaagaagaagaagaagatcaaggaaAAGAGGGCtgaagaagatgaggaagcCCATCCaatcaagaagaaagaaagaagaacgaGTGAGAAGAGGAAACGCAGGCAGGAAGAGACATGCCTGAAGAAGAAGGACGAGAAGAGAAAGAGGGCTAATAACCCAGAAATCGACGGAGAATCCACCTCCGCAAGGGTGGATAAGGGGCAGTCAGCGCAACAAAAAGAATCAACGCAACCTGAAGAGGAAACAACGCAAATAAGAACTGTTGCGACTGATGATGGAGAAGATTTAGACATCACCCCCCCTTAG